The proteins below are encoded in one region of Kiloniellales bacterium:
- the hpt gene encoding hypoxanthine phosphoribosyltransferase, translating into MKSGQETAVEGGDRITKLYGEAEIADRVAALAREIAEVVPRDVLVVGLLKGSFMFVADLVRALHPLGLSPKIEFVRLSSYGMEKKSSGSVRLIGALPGDLAGKPVLLVDDIVDTGRSMAKALDLLSAEGAGKVWTCALTDKPSRREIDFEADFVGFTVPDLFVVGYGIDYAEKHRHLPYIGTVD; encoded by the coding sequence GTGAAGTCCGGGCAGGAAACTGCGGTCGAAGGCGGCGACCGGATTACCAAGCTCTACGGCGAGGCCGAGATCGCCGACCGGGTCGCGGCGCTGGCCCGCGAGATTGCGGAGGTCGTGCCTCGCGACGTGCTCGTCGTCGGACTGCTCAAGGGCAGTTTCATGTTCGTCGCCGACCTGGTCCGCGCCCTTCATCCCTTGGGCTTATCGCCCAAGATCGAGTTCGTGCGGTTGAGTAGCTACGGCATGGAGAAGAAGAGCTCCGGGTCGGTGCGCCTGATCGGCGCGCTGCCCGGCGATCTCGCCGGCAAGCCTGTCCTCCTGGTCGACGACATCGTCGACACCGGCCGGTCCATGGCCAAGGCGCTCGACCTGCTTTCCGCCGAGGGGGCCGGCAAGGTCTGGACCTGCGCCCTCACTGACAAGCCGAGCCGGCGCGAGATCGACTTCGAGGCGGACTTCGTCGGCTTCACGGTGCCCGACCTCTTCGTGGTCGGCTACGGCATCGACTACGCGGAGAAGCACCGCCACCTGCCCTACATCGGGACGGTCGATTAG
- a CDS encoding adenylate/guanylate cyclase domain-containing protein, translating into MPHEGKAAAKKDVSGSSSGFRLRLSATLTLGFLVLLVAALFGSLWVSLSTGQKNTFDLLRAQATITVELVIGLVEEYLDDAQEQAEFLARAIADGDVDPWDDARLSDIMLGSLAAGEQISGIVFVRPDFSVLRVGRQSGDFVFLPGDWKERGEIHDAMTDYAALTGRDWRSITLPEPFGTPHIVLAEPVVRDETLLGLVFSIVSISSLSRFLDEADRANGTHSFILYGRDRVLAHPSLAGGFRGVSKEKPLPALTEVNDVILSSIWQPSVDDMPELLAGSGIEGHVVRGREEHYIYLFQTLERFGEPPWIIGTYFRESELSDYLGDLVVSGIVGLAILVLGCVACIFLARAIARPIARVEQAAGSIRRLDMGESTPLPRSVFRELDNVAQAWNAMLAGLRWFETYVPRTLVLRLMQLGEDALRSEQRQVTVLFTDIAGFTGLSAKQTPVELAGFLNDHFTRLGEVIEAEGGTIDKYIGDSVMAFWGAPVDEPEHALRACRAALEIAERIGADNRERAEGEPPVRLRIGIHSGPAIVGNIGAPGRVNYTLIGDTVNVAQRLEALGKEDPEGALPPEGAAVTILISADTAAELGGRFPLVSLGVRTLRGRDEPLEVFRLLEEA; encoded by the coding sequence ATGCCTCACGAAGGAAAGGCAGCAGCCAAGAAGGACGTCTCCGGGAGTTCGAGCGGCTTTCGGCTGCGCCTTTCGGCGACCCTGACCCTGGGCTTCCTCGTCCTGCTGGTCGCCGCGCTGTTCGGCAGTCTCTGGGTTTCCCTCTCAACCGGGCAGAAGAACACCTTCGACCTGTTGCGGGCCCAGGCGACGATCACGGTGGAACTCGTCATCGGCCTGGTCGAGGAATACCTCGACGACGCCCAGGAGCAGGCCGAGTTCCTGGCCCGCGCGATTGCCGACGGCGATGTCGATCCCTGGGATGACGCGCGCCTGTCTGACATCATGCTGGGCTCCCTGGCGGCGGGAGAGCAGATCAGCGGAATCGTCTTCGTCCGTCCCGACTTCAGCGTGCTCCGCGTCGGCCGACAAAGCGGCGACTTCGTGTTCCTGCCCGGCGACTGGAAGGAGCGCGGAGAGATCCACGACGCCATGACCGACTACGCGGCGCTCACCGGCCGGGATTGGCGGTCGATCACGCTGCCCGAGCCTTTCGGCACGCCGCATATCGTGCTCGCCGAGCCCGTGGTTCGGGACGAGACCTTGCTCGGTCTGGTCTTCTCGATCGTGTCGATCTCATCCCTGTCCCGCTTCCTGGATGAGGCCGACCGGGCCAACGGCACCCACAGCTTCATTCTCTACGGCCGCGACCGGGTCCTAGCGCATCCTTCCTTGGCCGGCGGATTCCGCGGGGTGTCCAAGGAGAAGCCCCTGCCGGCCCTGACCGAGGTCAACGACGTCATCCTATCGTCGATCTGGCAGCCCTCGGTCGACGACATGCCGGAGCTGCTGGCCGGCAGCGGGATCGAGGGCCACGTGGTCCGTGGGCGGGAGGAACACTACATCTACCTGTTCCAGACCCTGGAGCGCTTCGGCGAGCCTCCCTGGATCATCGGGACCTACTTCCGGGAGAGCGAGCTCTCGGACTATCTGGGAGATCTCGTCGTGTCGGGGATCGTCGGACTGGCGATCTTGGTCCTCGGCTGTGTCGCGTGCATTTTTCTGGCGCGCGCGATCGCGCGTCCGATCGCCCGGGTCGAACAGGCCGCGGGATCGATCCGCCGGCTGGACATGGGCGAGTCCACGCCGCTGCCCCGCAGCGTCTTCCGGGAACTCGACAACGTGGCCCAGGCCTGGAACGCCATGCTGGCCGGCCTGCGTTGGTTCGAGACCTACGTGCCGCGAACCCTGGTTCTGCGCCTGATGCAGCTTGGCGAGGACGCGCTGCGCTCGGAGCAGCGCCAGGTCACGGTGCTGTTCACCGATATCGCCGGGTTCACCGGCCTCAGCGCAAAGCAGACGCCGGTCGAGCTGGCGGGTTTCCTGAACGACCACTTCACGCGCCTGGGCGAAGTGATCGAGGCCGAAGGCGGCACGATCGACAAGTACATCGGCGATTCCGTCATGGCCTTCTGGGGCGCACCGGTGGATGAGCCGGAACATGCCCTGCGCGCCTGCCGCGCGGCGCTGGAGATCGCCGAGCGGATCGGCGCGGACAACCGAGAGAGAGCGGAAGGCGAGCCGCCCGTCAGGCTGCGGATCGGAATCCACAGCGGCCCGGCGATTGTCGGTAACATCGGCGCGCCGGGCCGCGTCAACTACACGCTGATCGGCGATACGGTGAACGTCGCCCAGCGCCTCGAGGCCCTGGGCAAGGAAGATCCGGAAGGGGCGCTTCCGCCCGAAGGCGCTGCCGTGACAATCCTGATCAGCGCCGACACGGCGGCCGAGCTTGGGGGGCGCTTCCCGCTCGTCAGCCTGGGCGTTCGGACCCTGCGCGGCCGCGACGAGCCACTCGAGGTCTTCCGCCTCCTGGAAGAGGCCTGA
- a CDS encoding secondary thiamine-phosphate synthase enzyme YjbQ, whose amino-acid sequence MRQEQHRLSFQTRGQGLLDVTAEVAAWLARQPVRDGLLTLFLRHTSASLTIQENADPDVLFDLEAFFKRLVPEDARLYRHGTEGPDDMPAHIKAALTQTQLAIPVAEGRLLLGTWQGIYLFEHRARPHSREIVLHLIGS is encoded by the coding sequence ATGCGGCAGGAACAGCATCGTCTGAGCTTTCAGACCCGGGGCCAGGGGCTCCTCGACGTCACCGCCGAGGTGGCCGCCTGGCTCGCCAGGCAGCCCGTCCGCGACGGCCTGCTGACGCTCTTCCTGCGCCATACCTCGGCCTCACTGACGATCCAGGAGAACGCGGATCCGGACGTGCTGTTCGACCTCGAGGCCTTCTTCAAGCGATTGGTGCCCGAAGACGCGCGGCTCTACCGCCACGGCACCGAGGGGCCGGACGACATGCCGGCGCACATCAAGGCGGCGCTGACCCAGACCCAGCTCGCCATTCCCGTCGCCGAGGGAAGGCTTCTGCTCGGCACCTGGCAGGGCATCTATCTCTTTGAACACCGGGCGCGGCCGCACAGCCGCGAAATCGTCCTGCACCTGATCGGGAGCTAG